One Cydia pomonella isolate Wapato2018A chromosome 15, ilCydPomo1, whole genome shotgun sequence DNA window includes the following coding sequences:
- the LOC133525636 gene encoding eukaryotic translation initiation factor 5 isoform X1 — protein sequence MGSLNVNRNVADAFYRYKMPRICAKVEGKGNGIKTVIVNMPEVAKALGRPATYPTKYFGCELGAQTQFDYKNERFIVNGSHDSAKLQDLLDGFIRKFVLCPECDNPETELIVSTKRNTISQGCKACGYHGTLDFSHKLNTFILKNPPTKDPSTEGSSLTEGNRGKRSKRSGPGAANGNHDDSSDAKPESETPVTPVAPTPKSKKEHKHKHDDDDDDGTWTVDVSDAAVRARMQDLTEGAKSMTLSEDSEKNEKQRMDLFYAYLKQKAAAGDVTSTKACTDLLHEAERLEVKSKAPLVLFEVLVRPGALAADVRKHRALLLRFTHGDARAQRSALSAVDVLCALHPALVPKVAGALKLLYDLDIVEEKAIVEWFNKPSRKALSKEVAAEVRRRAQPFLDWLQQAEEDSDEDDEGELEIEYNDRAAATPMKAQAAAARAPRDDDDNDLDIDAI from the exons ATGGGTTCGCTCAACGTGAACCGCAATGTCGCCGACGCCTTTTACCGCTACAAGATGCCGCGCATCTGCGCCAAGGTCGAGGGAAAAGGCAACGGCATCAAGACTGTCATTGTCAACATGCCTGAGGTCGCCAAGGCTCTTGGCCGGCCAGCTACAT acCCGACGAAATACTTCGGGTGCGAGCTGGGCGCGCAGACACAGTTCGACTACAAGAACGAGCGCTTCATCGTCAACGGATCCCACGACTCGGCCAAGCTGCAGGACCTGCTGGACGG GTTCATCCGCAAGTTCGTCCTCTGCCCCGAGTGCGACAACCCGGAGACGGAGCTGATCGTGTCTACCAAGCGGAACACTATCTCGCAGGGCTGCAAGGCTTGCGGCTACCACGGCACGCTGGACTTCTCTCACAAGCTCAACACCTTCATACTGAAGAACCCGCCCACCAAGGACCCCAGCACTGAG GGCTCGTCGCTAACCGAGGGCAACCGCGGCAAGCGCTCCAAGCGCTCCGGGCCCGGCGCCGCCAACGGCAACCACGACGACAGCAGCGACGCCAAGCCT gAAAGCGAGACGCCAGTCACCCCAGTGGCGCCAACGCCGAAGAGCAAGAAGGAGCACAAGCATAAGCACGatgacgacgacgacgacggcACCTGGACCGTCGACGTCAGCGACGCGGCCGTGCGCGCCCGCATGCAAG ATCTAACGGAGGGCGCCAAGTCGATGACCTTAAGCGAGGACAGCGAGAAGAACGAGAAGCAGCGCATGGACCTGTTCTACGCGTACCTCAAGCAGAAGGCCGCGGCCGGAGACGTGACCTCCACCAAGGCCTGCACCGACTTGCTGCACGAGGCCGAACG GTTGGAGGTGAAGTCGAAGGCGCCGCTGGTGCTGTTCGAGGTGCTGGTGCGGCCCGGCGCGCTGGCCGCCGACGTGCGCAAGCACCGCGCGCTGCTGCTGCGCTTCACGCACGGCGACGCGCGCGCGCAGCGCTCGGCGCTGTCCGCCGTGGACGTGCTGTGCGCGCTGCACCCCGCCCTCGTGCCCAAGGTGGCCGGCGCGCTCAAG TTGCTGTACGACCTGGACATCGTGGAGGAGAAGGCGATCGTGGAGTGGTTCAACAAGCCGTCGCGCAAGGCGCTGAGCAAGGAGGTGGCGGCCGAGGTGCGGCGCCGCGCGCAGCCCTTCCTGGACTGGCTGCAGCAGGCCGAGGAGGACTCCGACGAGGACGACGAGGGCGAGCTCGAG ATCGAGTACAACGACCGCGCCGCGGCGACGCCGATGAAGGCGCAGGCCGCGGCCGCCCGGGCGCCGCGCGACGACGACGACAACGACCTCGACATCGACGCCATCTAG
- the LOC133525636 gene encoding eukaryotic translation initiation factor 5 isoform X2, producing the protein MGSLNVNRNVADAFYRYKMPRICAKVEGKGNGIKTVIVNMPEVAKALGRPATYPTKYFGCELGAQTQFDYKNERFIVNGSHDSAKLQDLLDGFIRKFVLCPECDNPETELIVSTKRNTISQGCKACGYHGTLDFSHKLNTFILKNPPTKDPSTEGSSLTEGNRGKRSKRSGPGAANGNHDDSSDAKPESETPVTPVAPTPKSKKEHKHKHDDDDDDGTWTVDVSDAAVRARMQDLTEGAKSMTLSEDSEKNEKQRMDLFYAYLKQKAAAGDVTSTKACTDLLHEAERLEVKSKAPLVLFELLYDLDIVEEKAIVEWFNKPSRKALSKEVAAEVRRRAQPFLDWLQQAEEDSDEDDEGELEIEYNDRAAATPMKAQAAAARAPRDDDDNDLDIDAI; encoded by the exons ATGGGTTCGCTCAACGTGAACCGCAATGTCGCCGACGCCTTTTACCGCTACAAGATGCCGCGCATCTGCGCCAAGGTCGAGGGAAAAGGCAACGGCATCAAGACTGTCATTGTCAACATGCCTGAGGTCGCCAAGGCTCTTGGCCGGCCAGCTACAT acCCGACGAAATACTTCGGGTGCGAGCTGGGCGCGCAGACACAGTTCGACTACAAGAACGAGCGCTTCATCGTCAACGGATCCCACGACTCGGCCAAGCTGCAGGACCTGCTGGACGG GTTCATCCGCAAGTTCGTCCTCTGCCCCGAGTGCGACAACCCGGAGACGGAGCTGATCGTGTCTACCAAGCGGAACACTATCTCGCAGGGCTGCAAGGCTTGCGGCTACCACGGCACGCTGGACTTCTCTCACAAGCTCAACACCTTCATACTGAAGAACCCGCCCACCAAGGACCCCAGCACTGAG GGCTCGTCGCTAACCGAGGGCAACCGCGGCAAGCGCTCCAAGCGCTCCGGGCCCGGCGCCGCCAACGGCAACCACGACGACAGCAGCGACGCCAAGCCT gAAAGCGAGACGCCAGTCACCCCAGTGGCGCCAACGCCGAAGAGCAAGAAGGAGCACAAGCATAAGCACGatgacgacgacgacgacggcACCTGGACCGTCGACGTCAGCGACGCGGCCGTGCGCGCCCGCATGCAAG ATCTAACGGAGGGCGCCAAGTCGATGACCTTAAGCGAGGACAGCGAGAAGAACGAGAAGCAGCGCATGGACCTGTTCTACGCGTACCTCAAGCAGAAGGCCGCGGCCGGAGACGTGACCTCCACCAAGGCCTGCACCGACTTGCTGCACGAGGCCGAACG GTTGGAGGTGAAGTCGAAGGCGCCGCTGGTGCTGTTCGAG TTGCTGTACGACCTGGACATCGTGGAGGAGAAGGCGATCGTGGAGTGGTTCAACAAGCCGTCGCGCAAGGCGCTGAGCAAGGAGGTGGCGGCCGAGGTGCGGCGCCGCGCGCAGCCCTTCCTGGACTGGCTGCAGCAGGCCGAGGAGGACTCCGACGAGGACGACGAGGGCGAGCTCGAG ATCGAGTACAACGACCGCGCCGCGGCGACGCCGATGAAGGCGCAGGCCGCGGCCGCCCGGGCGCCGCGCGACGACGACGACAACGACCTCGACATCGACGCCATCTAG